In a genomic window of Candidatus Rokuibacteriota bacterium:
- a CDS encoding plasmid pRiA4b ORF-3 family protein has product MRGKLFIHQGDESTFVARRERGVRPVSTSKAPRPPGGAAPRPERGRPRQRGVRDSGRGTGQGARRGAGALGPATSGREERVQAGSEVYQFRIVLLEVAPPIWRTIQVPGSYSFWGLHVAIQDSMGWLDYHLHLFRVSRPGTSDIVQIGIPDEDAFEGDEPILPGWDLPIARYFSRPGAAAKYEYDFGDGWEHEVTLEAILPRQKGVRYPRCLAGERACPPEDCGGVGGYEDLMAVMRDPTHEEYERTLQWLGGRFDPERFNPKTVKFDHPGKRWNLAFGKTVQSRRRGARRTSRRTGPK; this is encoded by the coding sequence CTTCATCCACCAGGGAGATGAGTCGACCTTCGTGGCAAGACGGGAGCGCGGGGTTCGGCCTGTGTCAACGTCGAAGGCGCCGCGGCCACCGGGCGGGGCTGCGCCACGGCCGGAACGTGGTCGACCGCGGCAGCGCGGAGTCCGCGACAGCGGCCGGGGGACAGGCCAAGGGGCCCGGCGAGGCGCCGGAGCATTGGGCCCGGCGACCAGCGGCCGGGAAGAGCGCGTGCAAGCCGGGAGTGAGGTCTACCAGTTCAGGATCGTTCTCCTCGAAGTCGCGCCGCCGATCTGGAGGACCATCCAGGTGCCGGGGAGCTACAGCTTCTGGGGCCTGCATGTCGCCATCCAGGATTCGATGGGCTGGCTCGATTACCACCTGCACCTCTTTCGTGTGAGCAGGCCGGGCACCTCCGACATCGTGCAGATCGGCATCCCGGACGAGGACGCCTTCGAGGGCGACGAGCCCATCCTTCCGGGATGGGATCTCCCCATCGCCCGCTACTTCTCCCGCCCGGGTGCCGCGGCAAAGTACGAGTACGACTTCGGAGACGGCTGGGAGCACGAGGTCACTCTCGAGGCGATCCTGCCGCGCCAGAAAGGCGTCCGCTATCCGCGCTGCCTCGCCGGCGAGCGGGCGTGCCCGCCCGAGGACTGCGGGGGCGTCGGTGGGTACGAGGATCTCATGGCGGTGATGCGCGACCCCACGCACGAGGAGTACGAGCGCACCCTGCAGTGGCTCGGCGGCCGGTTCGATCCGGAGCGGTTCAATCCGAAGACGGTGAAGTTCGACCATCCAGGCAAGCGCTGGAACCTGGCATTCGGGAAGACCGTGCAGAGCCGACGCCGTGGCGCTCGTCGCACTTCCAGGAGGACTGGCCCGAAGTAG